A window of the Fusarium poae strain DAOMC 252244 chromosome 3, whole genome shotgun sequence genome harbors these coding sequences:
- a CDS encoding hypothetical protein (SECRETED:SignalP(1-16)) codes for MSLTVLAFVVTVSITGLRLPHPAGQDTKSRAARGGNGTQVTVIINANGSHKQLFGLS; via the exons ATGTCACTTACAGTGCTGGCATTCGTTGTCACGGTCTCAATCACAGGCTTGCGCCTCCCTCATCCCGCGGGTCAAGATACCAAATCACGGGCTGCGCGCGGCGGCAACGGGACACAAGTCACAGTCATCATCAACGCAAATGGGAGTCACAAGCAGCTCTTTGGTC TATCTTGA
- a CDS encoding hypothetical protein (TransMembrane:3 (o31-53i60-77o83-105i)~BUSCO:57252at5125) encodes MLSISPRLHIRHPSPTTAEFTVTTLRPLPPALHTLVLLSRVVLSIFTLLLLHARLTLHPLLAYAAPSLLKIIPPSYLRAPTSIASVAQDIPLSILVPASIAVLWLSSRRGYMSESILVMRGLGVQTSESPGSYLAGTATRFIPTEKIQDILLNEAFLGFEVRYYLIVIVEGEDDVVVVFPGLLPRRKIVEEVWRGVRRCLYEQRGEDKVQA; translated from the coding sequence ATGCTCTCGATATCGCCCCGTCTTCACATCCGACATCCCTCTCCAACAACCGCCGAATTCACTGTAACGACCCTTCGGCCGCTCCCGCCAGCATTGCATACCCTTGTTCTACTCTCTCGGGTCGTCCTCTCCATCTTcacccttctcctcctccacgCACGCCTGACCCTCCATCCACTACTCGCGTATGCCGCGCCGTCTCTTCTTAAGATCATACCGCCCTCTTACCTCCGTGCACCAACATCAATTGCCTCCGTCGCGCAAGATATACCACTTTCCATACTTGTCCCAGCCAGTATAGCTGTGCTATGGCTGTCCAGTCGAAGAGGCTACATGAGTGAGAGTATCCTGGTCATGAGAGGGTTGGGAGTGCAGACGAGTGAGAGTCCTGGAAGTTACTTGGCTGGCACGGCTACAAGGTTCATACCCACCGAGAAAATCCAGGACATTCTCCTTAATGAAGCGTTCCTTGGGTTCGAGGTTAGGTACTACCTCATTGTCATAGTCGAGGGCGAAGATGATGTGGTGGTTGTGTTCCCGGGCTTATTGCCTCGACGGAAGATCGTAGAAGAAGTATGGAGGGGAGTCAGGAGATGCTTGTACGAGCAGAGAGGCGAAGATAAAGTACAGGCTTGA
- a CDS encoding hypothetical protein (BUSCO:17680at5125), with translation MRPFGRCLGRQRPLSVTISPLQVRSLSRKISPDSPPSGKSSEFRTKQQRKTAKYRIMSGESNYQSWTKNGLIQKVKELETQLRSRPAQEQKTENVVQFQNGEAGDPKKSTKPKVKRKMDPSKYSTRYIALKLAYLGKNYGGFEFQAMANAPSIEEELWNALTKACLIFPEDERVVDFECCEYSKCGRTDKGVSAFGQVIGLRVRSARPVPKKRRRVSEAGETMVVDGQSGENAEEDMEDETPSFDPIKDELQYPRLLNRVLPPDIRILAWCPSPPPDFSARFSCRERQYRYFFTQPAFTPEPSASGARNGWLDIEAMREAAKCYEGEHDFRNFCKIDPGKQITNFVRTIYEADIEEVRDVSSALPYLSGPQFAPAEGLPTDGANYPKVYCFKVRGSAFLWHQIRHMVAVLFLAGQRLEKPDVVTTMLDVANNPCKPNYVMADEVPLVLWDCIFPSENDIPADPAAEKTDGLDWVYLADDPALSKSGPFGVMDGMWAYWRERKLDELLSNQLLQMVSTQRSKDPSRQVTRPEPAGKQANSVVVYEGGNVGRMGGRYVPMMKKDKLQSPEEQNERYAIRKGYASSEDMRTQKGIGKRKADEAMDE, from the coding sequence ATGAGACCCTTTGGCCGTTGTCTTGGGCGTCAAAGGCCGCTCAGTGTCACAATAAGCCCACTTCAAGTTCGATCTCTTTCCCGCAAGATCTCACCAGATTCTCCACCAAGTGGTAAATCATCTGAATTTCGTACAAAGCAGCAACGAAAGACTGCCAAGTACCGCATCATGTCTGGCGAGTCTAATTATCAGTCATGGACCAAAAACGGTCTTATCCAAAAAGTCAAGGAACTTGAAACACAACTCAGAAGTCGACCTGCTCAAGAGCAAAAGACTGAAAATGTGGTTCAGTTTCAGAATGGAGAGGCAGGGGATCCCAAAAAGTCAACGAAGCCAAaggtgaagaggaagatggacCCCAGCAAATACTCTACACGATATATTGCATTGAAACTTGCATACCTCGGCAAGAACTACGGTGGCTTTGAGTTCCAAGCCATGGCCAACGCTCCATCTATCGAAGAGGAGTTGTGGAATGCTCTTACAAAAGCATGCCTCATCTTTCCAGAAGATGAACGTGTCGTTGACTTTGAGTGCTGCGAGTATTCAAAGTGCGGTCGCACGGATAAGGGTGTTAGTGCTTTTGGCCAGGTCATTGGTCTTCGAGTGCGAAGTGCCAGACCCGTGCCCAAAAAGCGAAGACGCGTGAGTGAAGCTGGCGAGACAATGGTTGTCGATGGACAATCTGGAGAGAACGCCGAAGAAGATATGGAAGATGAGACGCCATCCTTTGACCCTATCAAGGACGAGCTCCAATACCCTCGTCTGCTCAATCGTGTCTTGCCGCCGGATATTCGCATTCTCGCCTGGTGCCCCTCACCACCACCAGACTTCTCCGCTCGTTTCTCCTGCCGCGAGCGTCAATACAGATACTTCTTCACACAACCCGCCTTCACCCCCGAGCCAAGTGCCAGTGGAGCAAGGAACGGCTGGCTTGATATTGAGGCGATGCGCGAGGCAGCCAAGTGCTACGAGGGCGAGCACGACTTCCGCAACTTCTGCAAGATCGATCCTGGCAAGCAGATCACAAACTTTGTGCGCACCATCTACGAGGCAGATATCGAGGAGGTTAGGGATGTGAGCTCAGCACTGCCCTATCTTTCCGGCCCGCAGTTTGCTCCCGCCGAAGGGTTGCCCACTGATGGCGCCAACTATCCCAAGGTATACTGTTTCAAGGTTCGAGGCTCTGCCTTCTTGTGGCACCAGATTCGACATATGGTTGCTGTTCTCTTCCTGGCCGGCCAGCGACTCGAGAAGCCTGATGTCGTAACAACGATGCTTGACGTAGCAAACAACCCATGCAAGCCGAACTATGTGATGGCGGATGAAGTGCCCTTGGTGCTTTGGGATTGTATCTTTCCTAGTGAAAACGACATCCCGGCTGATCCAGCGGCTGAAAAGACTGACGGTCTCGACTGGGTGTATCTGGCCGATGATCCTGCCCTAAGCAAGTCTGGACCCTTTGGTGTCATGGACGGTATGTGGGCGTACTGGCGAGAGCGCAAGCTGGACGAACTGCTCTCGAACCAGCTCCTGCAAATGGTCTCAACACAGCGCAGCAAGGATCCTTCGCGCCAAGTTACGCGCCCCGAGCCTGCTGGCAAGCAGGCGAACAGTGTAGTTGTCTACGAGGGCGGCAATGTTGGGCGTATGGGCGGTCGCTATGTGCCTATGATGAAGAAAGATAAGCTGCAGTCCCCTGAGGAACAAAACGAGCGTTATGCTATCAGAAAGGGGTATGCTAGCTCGGAAGATATGAGAACACAAAAGGGAATTGGGAAACGAAAGGCAGATGAGGCCATGGACGAATAA
- a CDS encoding hypothetical protein (BUSCO:52110at5125), with protein MDPEVIKILLVGDDKCGKTTFLSRLSAGERINPIPMLRDIDQPYIFGIKTGTKQFQFEFFDTSCPDNWRTLDPDAIVICYDISQRLSLINMQRYWIDEVKRSFQRFDTLPLIILGLKRDMRSEDDPNGIIYPQEAYTVAQALRADRYVECSAVTGELLKLAFEDLCKTAVTPTTGTNSQSASTCAIL; from the exons ATGGACCCTGAAGTGATCAAGATCCTCCTTGTAGGAGACGACAAATGCGGCAAGACTACATTTCTTTC CCGACTCAGTGCAGGCGAACGCATCAATCCGATTCCCATGCTTCGTGATATCGACCAGCCTTACATCTTCGGTATCAAAACAGGGACCAAGCAATTCCAGTTCGAGTTCTTTGACACATCGTGCCCTGATAACTGGAGAACTCTGGATCCTGATGCCATCGTCATTTGCTACGATATCAGCCAGCGGTTGAGTCTTATCAATATGCAAAGATAT TGGATTGACGAAGTTAAAAGGTCGTTCCAGCGTTTCGACACCCTGCCTCTGATCATTCTGGGCCTGAAGCGCGATATGAGATCAGAGGATGATCCAAACGGTATCATTTACCCACAAGAAGCATATACCGTTGCGCAAGCCCTCAGGGCGGATAGATACGTAGAATGTTCGGCAGTGACGGGTGAGTTGTTGAAGCTGGCGTTTGAGGATCTGTGCAAGACAGCGGTGACTCCAACAACAGGCACAAACAGCCAGAGCGCAAGCACATGCGCTATATTGTGA
- a CDS encoding hypothetical protein (BUSCO:54795at5125) has product MKILEAQSAVLTNYEVFQHVTEQRERYKTAKRRGPPNLETVVRELLQYLRTNPGPLSQEPVSYTEGCISKLLERLRPYNLAKGEVVMIINLRPASVAALNTVVEEMSERFDEEQQEAMVSIIAEVLGQFPASEEEGAEEGVADVSMNDAAA; this is encoded by the exons ATGAAGATTCTCGAAGCCCAATCCGCTGTTCTCACAAACTATGAGGTCTTTCAGCACGTCACAGAACAACGTGAACGATACAAGACTGCCAAGCGCAGAGGACCCCCAAATCTTGAGACGGTTGTTCGTGAG CTTCTCCAGTATCTTCGCACAAACCCTGGCCCTTTGAGCCAAGAACCTGTGTCATACACCGAGGGCTGCATCTCTAAACTTCTTGAGCGCCTGCGGCCCTACAACCTCGCCAAGGGCGAAGTTGTCATGATCATCAACCTGCGCCCCGCCTCAGTCGCTGCTCTCAATACggttgttgaggagatgtcTGAGCGTTTCGACGAAGAGCAGCAGGAAGCCATGGTCAGTATTATCGCTGAAGTCCTGGGCCAGTTCCCTGCCTCTGAGGAAGAAGGTGCCGAGGAAGGTGTTGCTGACGTCTCGATGAACGACGCCGCTGCTTGA
- a CDS encoding hypothetical protein (BUSCO:22167at5125), giving the protein MVRNIVVLGGNSHPQLTENVCHILGVPASNRILGKFSGGESRCEIKDSVRGKDVYIIQSGSGNVNDNLIDLCIMISACKTGSAKRVTAVVPLFPYSRQPDWPYNKAGAPLSQISGASKDYTFESVPPTPRPGGPKSAGLPNGVNNLTEKLSKTAEAANGVNGTNGHPTPRRSDTISSTTSENRGHHPENSTSSQRNAYTTHDYENQSNISVFQPKPGYKQWIAQAGTLVADLLTCAGADHIITMDLHDPQYQGFFDIPVDNLYGKALLQNYIQSNIQGHQNAVIVSPDAGGAKRATLIADSLKTDFALIHKVIPPTSDLPHDDQSSFNASKERRPIRFTEHRNASMMLVGDVSNRICILVDDIVDTGNTITRAAKLLKKEGATKVYALVTHGVFSGDSIARINASSIDKMLVTNSVPQEEHRRLCPKLEVLDISPVFAEAIRRVHHGESISVLFQHN; this is encoded by the coding sequence ATGGTGCGCAATATCGTTGTTTTGGGAGGTAACTCCCACCCGCAACTCACAGAGAATGTCTGCCACATTCTTGGCGTCCCGGCCAGCAATCGCATTTTGGGAAAATTCTCTGGAGGCGAAAGCCGTTGCGAAATCAAAGACTCGGTCCGTGGTAAAGACGTCTACATTATACAATCCGGTTCTGGCAACGTCAACGACAACCTCATTGATCTATGCATCATGATTTCAGCTTGCAAAACTGGCTCTGCGAAGCGAGTGACTGCCGTTGTGCCTCTCTTTCCTTACTCCCGACAGCCTGACTGGCCCTACAACAAAGCCGGTGCTCCTTTGTCGCAAATTTCTGGCGCTTCCAAGGACTACACATTTGAAAGTGTTCCCCCTACACCCCGCCCTGGCGGTCCCAAGTCGGCTGGTCTTCCCAATGGCGTCAACAACTTGACCGAGAAGCTCTCAAAAACAGCTGAGGCTGCCAACGGTGTAAATGGTACCAATGGTCACCCTACACCTCGTCGTTCAGACACCATCTCAAGCACTACCTCCGAAAACCGCGGTCACCACCCCGAGAACTCGACCTCCTCGCAGAGGAATGCTTACACCACACATGACTACGAGAACCAGTCCAACATTTCCGTATTCCAGCCCAAACCCGGCTACAAGCAGTGGATTGCCCAGGCTGGTACCCTTGTTGCCGACTTGCTCACCTGCGCGGGCGCCGACCACATTATCACCATGGACCTCCACGATCCTCAATACCAGGGCTTCTTCGACATTCCCGTCGACAATCTCTATGGAAAAGCTCTGCTCCAGAACTATATCCAATCTAACATTCAAGGCCACCAAAACGCTGTCATTGTCTCTCCCGACGCCGGAGGCGCGAAACGTGCCACTCTGATCGCCGACAGTCTCAAGACAGACTTTGCTTTGATTCACAAGGTAATCCCACCAACCTCTGATCTTCCCCATGATGATCAAAGCTCATTTAATGCTTCAAAGGAGCGACGGCCCATCCGATTCACCGAGCATCGAAACGCGAGTATGATGTTGGTTGGTGACGTTTCGAACCGCATCTGCATCCTGGTCGACGACATTGTCGACACCGGTAACACTATTACACGAGCAGCGAAACTTTTGAAGAAGGAGGGCGCCACTAAGGTTTATGCCCTTGTCACACATGGTGTCTTCAGCGGCGACTCCATTGCTCGAATCAATGCTTCCTCTATTGACAAAATGCTGGTCACCAACTCTGTTCCTCAAGAAGAGCATCGCCGACTATGCCCCAAGCTTGAGGTGCTTGATATCTCGCCGGTGTTTGCCGAGGCCATTCGTCGCGTCCACCACGGAGAGTCCATCAGCGTGTTGTTCCAGCACAATTAA
- a CDS encoding hypothetical protein (TransMembrane:1 (i20-41o)~BUSCO:20554at5125), giving the protein MAISIFFGRQRRFVSRRLTYAALVFIAFIYSIIAVLSPNAVPVAAPENAAKQGASNKIKSSVSGFRHSLNKGVTELNPFKGPSHVPPIRAQDSFQGTSWWADWKWLSVPLSSSLTLDEDRALLPPLHDRSFVYCYYDATIKKTKEEKDAESKLLLTWRRAWWAQGFRPTILGPSEAMTNPKYQELQRLELQSELKQDLLRWLAWESMGTGFLIDHTLFPIAHAQDPLLVFLRRGKYPAVTKWKGLGDSLIVGSKKDITKTIRKLIDTPAIKTVKSVFQGSTKNDFRVDRAQISLANYSPEVIEKQYPKVHDSLTNGRAKGLGALDRLINAHLHAAWQSGFPDGIEVLSPFSEHTSEMITPALQLANLLAFCPDNPIPTSCPPGILRCTQCATGTKSMKVVIPEQYHNSTNAFAIGTVPHPWTLATLTSGKERVDVSWIRKKAPRDPWLETITKGLLGSRVSSNSRIMSFKQAVADEQAPTYALWLTAEGGIPADLEWQFGFRIPKALGESRIVGDRKSEENQKQEAVKVEKQAKAERADKFDTDTRLGKPQPQQHDTSQEKGATPQERQIRERALLEHAKKVVAFKKSTVETRLRASLEAWNLADTEAWKFARAFLARRGRERIEWEKQESKYSGGSGSEKGRNAWNRWTDSKQRERGRQSV; this is encoded by the coding sequence ATGGCTATCAGTATATTCTTCGGCAGGCAGCGCCGCTTTGTTTCTCGCCGTTTGACCTATGCCGCCCTTGTTTTCATCGCTTTCATCTATTCTATCATTGCCGTTCTGTCTCCCAATGCCGTGCCAGTCGCCGCTCCTGAAAATGCCGCAAAGCAAGGTGCCTCGAACAAAATCAAGAGTTCAGTGTCCGGTTTTCGTCACTCTTTAAACAAAGGCGTGACCGAACTGAATCCATTCAAAGGACCTTCCCATGTTCCTCCGATTCGTGCACAGGACTCATTCCAAGGTACTTCGTGGTGGGCCGATTGGAAATGGCTGTCAGTTCCCCTCTCCAGCTCGCTCACACTTGACGAGGACAGAGCTCTTCTTCCCCCACTCCATGACCGCTCTTTTGTTTACTGTTACTACGATGCGACAATCAAGAAgacaaaagaagaaaaggatgCCGAAAGCAAGTTACTCTTAACCTGGCGACGCGCTTGGTGGGCCCAGGGCTTCCGACCGACCATTCTGGGACCCTCAGAAGCCATGACAAATCCAAAGTATCAGGAACTACAAAGACTTGAGCTTCAGTCCGAGCTAAAGCAAGACCTACTAAGATGGCTAGCTTGGGAGTCTATGGGCACTGGCTTTCTTATTGACCACACCTTATTTCCAATCGCGCACGCTCAGGATCCTCTCTTGGTTTTTCTCAGAAGGGGCAAGTATCCGGCTGTGACCAAATGGAAAGGCCTCGGAGACTCTCTCATCGTAGGGTCAAAGAAGGACATCACCAAGACAATTCGAAAACTCATCGACACTCCTGCTATCAAGACTGTCAAGAGCGTTTTCCAGGGATCAACTAAGAATGATTTCAGGGTCGACAGAGCACAAATTTCATTGGCAAATTACAGTCCAGAGGTCATCGAAAAGCAATATCCCAAGGTTCACGATAGCCTCACCAATGGACGGGCTAAAGGTTTGGGCGCTCTTGACAGATTAATCAATGCTCATCTACATGCCGCCTGGCAGAGTGGTTTCCCGGATGGTATCGAGGTTCTCAGCCCCTTTTCCGAACACACATCTGAGATGATCACGCCCGCTCTTCAACTTGCTAATCTACTCGCTTTTTGCCCCGACAATCCCATCCCAACGTCATGTCCCCCGGGCATTTTGAGATGTACTCAGTGCGCTACCGGTACTAAATCGATGAAAGTCGTTATTCCTGAGCAGTACCACAATTCAACCAACGCATTTGCGATCGGTACTGTTCCCCACCCCTGGACCCTTGCCACCTTGACTAGTGGCAAGGAAAGGGTCGACGTGAGCTGGATTCGTAAGAAGGCCCCTCGAGACCCTTGGCTTGAGACGATCACCAAAGGTCTGTTAGGCTCGAGAGTCTCCAGCAATTCACGCATTATGAGTTTCAAGCAAGCAGTGGCAGATGAGCAAGCACCTACGTATGCACTATGGCTGACAGCTGAAGGTGGTATTCCTGCTGATCTGGAGTGGCAATTTGGGTTCAGAATTCCGAAGGCTTTGGGAGAGTCACGTATTGTTGGCGACAGGAAATCTGAAGAGAACCAAAAGCAAGAGGCAGTCAAAGTTGAGAAACAAGCAAAGGCGGAACGAGCAGATAAGTTCGACACGGACACAAGACTGGGAAAACCTCAACCCCAGCAACATGATACATCTCAGGAAAAGGGGGCGACCCCGCAAGAGAGGCAGATCAGGGAAAGAGCCCTATTGGAGCATGCTAAGAAGGTCGTGGCCTTCAAGAAATCGACCGTCGAAACTCGACTGCGTGCATCGCTAGAGGCCTGGAATTTGGCTGACACAGAGGCATGGAAGTTTGCACGAGCTTTTCTTGCACGCCGTGGTCGTGAAAGAATTGAGTGGGAGAAACAGGAATCCAAGTACAGTGGCGGCTCAGGCTCGGAGAAAGGTCGCAACGCTTGGAATCGTTGGACTGACTCGAAGCAACGGGAACGAGGGCGTCAGAGTGTGTGA
- a CDS encoding hypothetical protein (BUSCO:6364at5125) translates to MGIKQFNADVRAAIGSDFDFPYISNIRRGDSDGELCFTYNNEAASIEIQALSTEPEAYPRHPGFLLFTSSDETDGLKEWLQEITSATKGKSVTDVITFISKALTKKLGATAEDISSDEEHVPSDIEDMTSEEAEKEEEEEKSDDDDASFYDVEFDDATDDVLPSKGPIQPASTPTSRLKRHLREARTEGFHVWIPKEGGGEPGIFHIFSLSIRASKLKVSEEALGAWGLKSSEYVVMLFKLPSGYPPLSSFLRLPSNQTTIQFKLGKCDSPNPSYASAIRVFDRDNSKKSEGGTQVKDDSKNPFLSLYMSLTLDELLNKDFPGLLSLRLSKRISWDQAQELHFELSRGTIDPSDVLQYTSQSSDRFELQFLQQDYLPQGAEDINVILIAMQFGLQRLVKCTNYCLVCKKRIEGGFEGIKPFVCEDSLCLFQYLTLGFCQSIEYEIINSPNVVDLLISFFYAAITSGLLREFPKGLELKVAPSGFVPKAIESVPAEVCFESNSIRFSTLDYAQYRSIKEGKYITLVLNPSPIPQEPNMRGPGQGPGRGSGQGPGMRERYTKYVCMIESCLLASLTFKVIWTYPTSNVGADPTDNSLNIPSTGDWQNVVIYKHEQDIDGLKTQERNQALTVMSECIPPVHEMRQYLITRPGCQLSSWKRMDTSTLRLLNWIVASNRSFIVQDAPIPGLSQPEETYQVHNLVNGIEPGWVQFRFVQGSPEKEEVFLRELTSTTSNGKPWPTLFAWHGSALGNWHSIIRTGLDFAVVSNGRAFGNGVYFAKDFETSRSYSRGGTVWSNSALKITDAISLCEIVNNTARFVSTQPYFVVNKVDWIQCRYLFIQVDYDPTSAAATATATTATTADSQTSVRGVSYIEQDPAHPLVSMKQPIGIPQSAIPVSRRRVLGQKQISGSPHDIPTVIDEDEPDFENRDLDDLLASDGEDEISETLKRRRASTDSGIGYNTTPFQPGQLDLGSLPKLAEPTWAASSPAALRALNNQIKELQKIQSSTNISALGWYIDFEKIDNLFHWIVQLHSFDMDLTLAQDMIRYGCSSIVLEVRFGASFPISPPFVRVIRPRFVPFAQGGGGHVTMGGSICSELLTNSGWSPALSLEKVFLEVRMNLCEKDPPARIEHSTGVRNAHRGSHMDYGMFEAVDAYRRAATAHGWQIPSDLEMLSSV, encoded by the exons ATGGGCATCAAGCAGTTCAACGCCGACGTCAGGGCTGCAATAGGCAGTGATTTCGACTTCCCTTATATCTCCAACATTCGGAGAGGAGATTCCGACGGAGAATTATGTTTTACGTACAACAACGAAGCAGCATCTATCGAAATCCAAGCTTTGTCGACAGAGCCTGAGGCATACCCAAGGCACCCGGGCTTTCTGCTTTTTACATCATCAGACGAAACAGACGGCCTGAAGGAATGGCTACAGGAAATTACCAGTGCGACCAAAGGCAAGAGTGTCACTGATGTCATTACCTTCATCTCCAAGGCATTGACGAAAAAACTTGGAGCAACAGCAGAAGATATTTCATCCGATGAAGAACATGTTCCATCCGATATAGAAGATATGACATccgaagaagcagaaaaagaagaggaagaagaaaaaagtgacgatgacgacgcaTCATTCTATGATGTCGAGTTTGATGATGCGACAGATGATGTTTTGCCATCTAAAGGGCCAATTCAACCTGCCTCCACGCCAACAAGCCGGCTAAAACGTCACCTACGGGAAGCAAGGACAGAAGGATTCCATGTGTGGATCCCAAAGGAGGGTGGAGGAGAACCCGGAATCTTTCATATCTTTTCACTCTCCATCCGGGCCTCAAAGCTAAAAGTCTCAGAAGAGGCCTTGGGAGCATGGGGTCTCAAGTCATCTGAATACGTTGTTATGCTGTTCAAGCTCCCTTCAGGATACCCACctctctcttcctttttaCGACTTCCTTCCAATCAAACAACAATACAGTTCAAGCTTGGAAAATGCGACAGCCCGAACCCGTCTTATGCTTCTGCGATACGAGTCTTTGATCGCGACAACTCAAAAAAATCAGAGGGAGGGACACAAGTCAAGGATGACTCCAAGaatcctttcctttctttataCATGTCGTTGACTCTCGATGAACTTCTGAACAAAGACTTTCCGGGCCTTCTGAGTCTGCGACTATCTAAGAGAATCTCGTGGGATCAAGCACAAGAACTGCATTTTGAACTCAGCAGAGGCACAATCGACCCGTCAGATGTACTGCAATATACCAGCCAGAGCTCGGACCGGTTTGAGCTACAATTCCTACAACAAGACTATTTGCCACAAGGTGCAGAAGACATCAACGTCATCCTAATTGCAATGCAATTCGGCCTCCAAAGATTAGTCAAGTGTACCAACTACTGTCTCGTTTGCAAGAAGAGAATAGAGGGAGGATTTGAAGGTATTAAACCTTTTGTCTGCGAGGATTCGCTTTGCCTCTTCCAATACCTAACTCTCGGGTTTTGCCAAAGTATCGAGTACGAGATTATCAACAGTCCCAACGTCGTGGACCTTCTCATCAGCTTCTTTTATGCCGCAATCACTAGTGGCCTGTTACGAGAATTTCCGAAAGGCCTTGAACTTAAGGTTGCACCTTCAGGATTTGTACCAAAGGCCATCGAGTCGGTCCCAGCAGAGGTTTGTTTCGAAAGCAACAGCATCAGGTTTAGTACCCTTGACTATGCTCAATACAGATCGATCAAAGAGGGCAAATACATCACTCTCGTTCTCAACCCGAGCCCCATTCCGCAGGAACCAAACATGCGAGGACCAGGCCAAGGACCAGGCCGAGGATCAGGCCAAGGACCAGGCATGCGAGAAC GTTACACGAAATATGTCTGCATGATCGAGTCGTGTCTACTGGCCTCGCTCACCTTCAAAGTTATCTGGACATATCCGACTTCCAACGTTGGAGCCGATCCGACTGACAACTCTTTAAACATTCCTTCGACGGGAGACTGGCAGAATGTGGTGATTTACAAACACGAACAAGACATTGACGGACTTAAGACACAAGAGCGTAACCAGGCACTCACTGTCATGAGCGAATGCATTCCACCTGTACATGAAATGAGACAGTATCTGATAACAAGGCCTGGATGCCAATTATCCTCATGGAAGCGGATGGATACATCGACCCTTCGCCTCCTTAACTGGATCGTCGCTTCAAACAGATCTTTCATTGTACAAGACGCCCCGATCCCCGGGTTGTCTCAACCGGAAGAAACGTATCAAGTTCATAACCTTGTTAACGGAATAGAGCCAGGATGGGTCCAGTTTCGTTTTGTGCAGGGATCTCCCGAAAAGGAAGAAGTATTTTTGAGAGAGTTGACGAGTACAACAAGCAACGGAAAGCCATGGCCTACCCTTTTTGCCTGGCATGGTAGCGCTCTCGGAAATTGGCACAGCATCATACGGACCGGTCTTGACTTCGCCGTCGTCTCCAACGGGCGTGCATTTGGTAACGGTGTCTACTTTGCAAAAGATTTTGAGACAAGCCGCTCGTACTCGCGCGGAGGAACCGTTTGGTCAAATTCGGCTCTCAAAATCACCGATGCTATCTCCTTGTGTGAGATAGTCAACAACACGGCTCGCTTCGTATCAACACAGCCCTACTTCGTTGTCAACAAAGTCGATTGGATACAATGTCGCTATCTTTTTATTCAGGTTGACTATGACCCTACATCGGCGGCGGCGACAGCGACGGCAACAACGGCGACAACGGCGGATAGTCAGACTTCTGTACGCGGTGTGAGCTATATTGAACAGGATCCTGCCCATCCACTGGTTTCCATGAAGCAACCCATTGGAATTCCCCAATCAGCCATTCCGGTGTCCCGACGACGTGTGCTTGGGCAAAAACAGATATCTGGCTCGCCACATGACATTCCTACTGTCATTGACGAAGATGAACCTGATTTTGAGAACCGCGATTTGGACGACCTTCTTGCCTCGGACGGTGAAGATGAGATATCGGAAACACTCAAGCGACGGCGGGCTTCCACTGACTCGGGCATTGGATACAACACCACGCCTTTTCAGCCGGGCCAGCTTGATCTGGGTTCACTCCCTAAGCTAGCTGAGCCTACCTGGGCTGCATCTTCCCCGGCAGCTCTCCGGGCACTGAACAACCAGATCAAGGAACTACAAAAGATCCAGTCGAGCACCAATATATCTGCGCTGGGGTGGTACATTGACTTTGAAAAGATCGATAACCTGTTCCATTGGATTGTCCAACTTCACAGCTTTGATATGGATCTCACTCTTGCCCAAGATATGATCCGTTACGGATGCTCGAGCATCGTGTTGGAGGTCCGGTTTGGAGCTTCCTTTCCGATATCTCCCCCATTTGTCCGCGTGATTCGTCCAAGATTTGTACCCTTTGCTCAGGGAGGTGGAGGTCATGTCACCATGGGGGGTTCCATAT